AGGCGCCGGCCCAGGCCTCGCGCAGGATGAGATCGCCGATCTTGAAGATGGCGTAGAGGGCGACGAGCGGGGCGGCGATGCGCGCGAGCGGTGCGAGCAGGTGCATCTCCAGGGACCGCCCGAAGCCGCGCGAGGCCAGCATCGACTCGAAGATCACCATCGGCAGGCCGACGGCGAAGGCCGAGAGCAGGAAGAGCAGGGGCAGCAGGGGCGTCCACCAGAGCGGGTCCATCTTGCTGGGTGCGATGACCATCAGGTTGCCCAGCGAGGACTGGTGCAGGCAGGAGAGCACGATGCCCGCGATGATGAAGAGGAAGAGCACCCGGTCCAGGAAGCGCTTGAGCCCGCCGGCCAAGCGGCGCGCGCGACTGCCCGGGCGGAGCACCTGCTCGAGGCGCTCGAGGGCGATCGGCGCGAACTCCACGTAGAGCACAGACAGATAGAGCATCACGCAGATGCCGACCTCGAAGAGCACCGAGTTGCCGTTCCACATCGAGGGCAGGATGGGATGCCAGACCGCCCAGTAGCGGCCGAGGTCGGCGAGCAGGCCCAGCACGACGAAGGTGTAGCCGAGCGCGGCCGTCAGCAGGGCCGGTCGGATCGCCGCGTGGAAGCGCTCCTTGCCGAAAACGTAG
The genomic region above belongs to bacterium and contains:
- the hybB gene encoding Ni/Fe-hydrogenase cytochrome b subunit; amino-acid sequence: MTSHAARPIFHPLRTRGMLLTLAVMAFGAYFGARRFLYGIGSTTNLDDRYAWGLWIGFDVATGVALAAGGFTSAALVYVFGKERFHAAIRPALLTAALGYTFVVLGLLADLGRYWAVWHPILPSMWNGNSVLFEVGICVMLYLSVLYVEFAPIALERLEQVLRPGSRARRLAGGLKRFLDRVLFLFIIAGIVLSCLHQSSLGNLMVIAPSKMDPLWWTPLLPLLFLLSAFAVGLPMVIFESMLASRGFGRSLEMHLLAPLARIAAPLVALYAIFKIGDLILREAWAGAFTARPVAYAFWGELLVGLLLPLLVFTLPALRRRPGWLFAGAAGMVLGVAVNRINVFIVAYRPPYADGPYLPSLGEWAVSAGLVATFVLVYRLAVTYLPVLPAGEEGGHA